GGCCAAATGAGCTCAGGAACTGAAGGTTGTGTAACTATGCAAGTTGCAGCATTGATGAGCTACTTATAtagtttaatatatatttatcaaCAGTCTATTCATAGTTTATAAAACTAAGTTCACCGTGACCCCCTAAAGAGGAGTGAGAGTTTTCGTTAATTAGCGTAACatggatccccatacccatcctgtgggtgcaacccatcctcgactcaagtccattacatccagcggtcgcccccacagacgcattcataaattttaacatgctgttcattcagaacaagaattttctcaaatataaattaatattataatatattagcatattgtgcatatataggcataggttaggttaggttaggtgtttaggttcggttggcgattatttgcatttgtagtacgtgggtgaagcatttatagcgaagtggttcgaacaaaactcttcagtgaagcacttgttccggaagtgttcgaacgaaatcagttgtgagtcgtgtgtaaaccgtttttcattcataaacagggggtttggcggatgcatggaatcacttttggatctttgtttggaggacgggctggtgagtGAGCGGAGAAAGGTTTCAGTGTCCCATAATGGGTTCAAATATTGGACTCTATCGATCTTTAATCTAAGTAATTTACTTTTGCGTTGAGCCAGTTACATATAATAAAGTTTACCCATCAAAGTTTACTGAATTTGAATGAAAAAATGATTTACATACGCCAAACAAATGATGACGTTTAGACTTTTCTCGAATAGTGCTTCGCTGATGACCTCTACTCGAATAGCAACGCTGTAAAAGCTTCACACACGTACTTCAAAGACAAATAATCGCTAACAAAAtcaaaatacctaacctaacctccgcctaacctaacctacgcctaacctaacctaacctaacctacgcctaaccatACACAGAactctaatataataataatggtaATTTAAATATGAGAGCAAACCTATTTTTAATACATAATTCGTTCAAATTGATGGATGCGTTTAGGGGACGGCCGCTGATTTAACGAGCTCTGCCTTTAACGGGCTGCGTAAAAAATAACAACCCCATTAAAAGTCATTAGAATTTTCACCACAGCACTTAATATACCATGGCCGTGGCACACCATGCACAAAGCTATACCATTTAATACAATTAATTAACATTTTTAAAACTCCCTTTTTTACACCGTATGAAAAGAACTAACATATGCACCTTTAGGCCTAAATAACCCAAACGAAGTGTGAGAAGGAAGGAAAGTAATGATGTTTTCGGCCAATATATAATGTGATGCAGCGTACTAATATAGTCGTATTAGGACTTATCGAAAGTCGTATTAGGACTTTCCATAAGTCCTAATATGGATAAGGAAACAAAGGGGAAACCTTATTCCACTCTTGGCAGCCATATGATTGGAAACCATCTCTGGCTGGAACAAGCCAAGAGTAAGAGACGCTGGCTGGAACAAGCCAAGAGTAAGAGACGCTGGCTGGAACAAGCCAAGAGTAAGAGACGCTGGCTGGAACAAGCCAAGAGTAAGAGACGCTGGCTGGAACAAGCCAAGAGTAAGAGACGCTGGCTGGAACAAGCCAAGAGTGAGAGACGGTGGCTGGAACAAGCCAAGAGTGAGAGACGCTGGCTGGAACAAGCCAAGAGTGAGAGACGGTGGCTGGAACAAGCCAAGAGTGAGAGACGGTGGCTGGAACAAGCCAAGAGTGAGAGACGGTGGCTGGAACAAGCCAAGAGTGAGAGACGCTGGCTGGAACAAGCCAAAAGTGAGAGACGCTGGCTGGAACAAGCCAAGAGTGAGAGACGCTGGCTGGAACGCACCATAAGTAAGGAGCATGCTGGAATGCGTCGCGCACGGTGATATAAACTGGGCCTGACAACAGACTCTTATATTCCAGTTTGATTAATGTAATCTGAACGGGTTCTGAATTAAAAGCATCTGTATCTATTTTTTTTGCACGTTTTTATTTTGTTTGCCTGTTTGTGTGCATGTTTATTTATACATACTAATATGAATCGTATTCTCACGTCCATCCTCACATGCAAACATGAATGAATGTCTTCATGCATAAGCAACAATTAAattcacatgcacgcacacacacagacacacactgagtgcccgaatgagccacagagatattagaaagaacttttttagtgtcacagtggttgacaaatggaatgctcaatttgtgatgtggtggaggctgactccatacacagtttcaaatgtagatatgatagagcccaataggctcaggaatttgtacagctgttgattgacgattgagaggcgggaccaaagagccagagctcaacccccgcaagcacaattaggtgagtacacacacacacacacacacacacacacacacacacacacacacacacacacacacacatgcaaacatACAGGGacctggtggctgagtgaacagcgccttGTACTCGTAATCTTACgacccggggatcgatccccgagatggcggaaacaaatgtgcagagttctttcaccttgatgccccggtTACCTGGCAGAAACGCCAggtccgaaacgctgtccactcagctgtcaggcgccaccCCTGTCAGGGATGGAGACAAGTGGTGACTAGAGTGCCACGAAGGTCAATACTTGGTCCCAAACTGTTCCCAACATGCCAGTGACCTTCCAGAGTaaagagagagcaagcttagattaactgccaacacccacacatcgtgtcagcaaggcggacagcccgcctgctttcatacctctcactgtatttcccacttctaaacttcccttcacctatgcctctccttcttcTTTACTGCCCCTCAGAAGAAAGTCATTGATATCCTTTAAGACCTGGTCGTTACAGCGATGCCCTCGCTTTTTATATGGCCGGCgttcgatccctgatggtcctGCTCCTTATCCTCCTATACCTCCAATGTGCTGTATAATCATACCGGCCTAGCATTTCTCCTCACAATTAATTGCTTTCCAGCGAAAACAGATTCGTTCATATATGAGTATTTTTGTAATTTACAATGACGAGAAGACTCAGAATGGATGAGGATTACGAGATGATGCCAGAAGAGTTAGATGAGCTTTAGAGATGCTGTGAAGATGGTTGCTAGACTTTAGTTTTGTTGAATGCAAGATTATAAGGAAAGAGATCGACATGAAGACATCTACATCAccgctaaaataaaaaaaacaaagagGCTGGGGAATATATCCCGACTGAGAGCAGAAAAGCCTTATAACCAAAAGCCTTAAATCTGACACTAGTTAGGTAGTAAACCTAACTAACTCCCCTTAGAAGTCTAGATATACACGCCTATAAAAAGCCGTATATACGTATATACGGACCTATATCGTATATATAGATATACGGATATCTATCAAATCGTATATACATATACGATTTGATAGAAGCACAGCGCAAAATTTTTAAAAAGTCCAGTGATGTGTAACTTTTTCACAAGACCTACTGGTCATGCCTCCTGGGATGAAGGGACATGACTGTGAGGAGAGGCTGAGAAGACTCAGCTCCGAGAGGAGAGACGGAACAGGTGAGACATGATAGTGGCTTATAAAGTTTATAGAGGAAC
The sequence above is drawn from the Procambarus clarkii isolate CNS0578487 chromosome 57, FALCON_Pclarkii_2.0, whole genome shotgun sequence genome and encodes:
- the LOC138353299 gene encoding LWamide neuropeptides-like — its product is MDKETKGKPYSTLGSHMIGNHLWLEQAKSKRRWLEQAKSKRRWLEQAKSKRRWLEQAKSKRRWLEQAKSKRRWLEQAKSERRWLEQAKSERRWLEQAKSERRWLEQAKSERRWLEQAKSERRWLEQAKSERRWLEQAKSERRWLEQAKSERRWLERTISKEHAGMRRAR